One genomic region from Streptomyces sp. NBC_01304 encodes:
- the mrdA gene encoding penicillin-binding protein 2, whose product MTNIPETGRTPRVQIRLIVLQILVLSLLFTLGGRLWYLQVRNGDEYADEANGNHVQRVVQPAVRGSILDARGVPLADNQTRLVVSASRTDLMKMKDDGDAVLTRLAQVLGMKPKDVADKVRLCDAKTPQPCWNGSPYQPIPITDEATPKQALQIRERAEDFPGITAEPTAVRRYAAPGKAQTSQVLGYLSPVTDDEIQKAKDSESPYLRSDQVGRSGLERTYDKQLRGKAGVTAYEVDKLGRVMDKTQADPARPGANVVTSIDARVQRVAEYELNEAMKTARGEFDKNTGENYKADAGAVVVLESKTGRVISMASNPDYDPNAWVGGISGKDYANLTGKKSNFPLLNRAIQGQAAPGSIFKVIPTTAAVNAGYDFNGRYPCPSSYSIGNQVFKNFESQGHGSITLGQALEVSCDTVYYALSHQQWQKDGGNKPKKDTKDWFYKTAHQFGLGAETGIDLPNEVKGRVPDRQWKKDFWAANKDSWCKTGKKNGEYVERLAYENCLEGMKMRAGDSVNYSIGQGDTLVTPIQMATIYAAIANGGTLHDPSVGKAVVSPDGKQVEEIRPKSHGKLPMNAKTRDLIDGALAGVATRGTAAWRFGGWPQDKIPMHAKTGTAEVYGKQTTSWFATYTEDYTIVMTISQGGTGSGASGPAVRKIYDAMYGLNEKGEQDLKKALLPKPEKDLPKIESDGSIDAPKIKPYEPKKEEPPVQELAAGLPGPGNGRRD is encoded by the coding sequence GTGACCAACATCCCGGAGACCGGACGCACCCCCCGCGTGCAGATCCGTCTCATCGTCCTGCAGATCCTCGTCCTCTCCCTCCTGTTCACCCTCGGCGGCCGCCTCTGGTACCTCCAGGTGCGCAACGGCGACGAGTACGCCGACGAGGCCAACGGCAACCACGTACAGCGCGTCGTCCAGCCCGCCGTCCGCGGCTCGATCCTCGACGCCCGCGGCGTCCCGCTCGCCGACAACCAGACCCGCCTGGTCGTCTCCGCATCCCGCACCGACCTGATGAAGATGAAGGACGACGGCGACGCGGTCCTCACCCGCCTCGCCCAGGTCCTCGGCATGAAGCCCAAGGACGTCGCCGACAAGGTCCGCCTGTGCGACGCCAAGACCCCCCAGCCCTGCTGGAACGGCTCGCCGTACCAGCCCATCCCGATCACGGACGAGGCAACTCCCAAGCAGGCCCTGCAGATCCGCGAGCGGGCCGAGGACTTCCCCGGCATCACCGCCGAGCCCACCGCCGTACGCCGCTACGCCGCCCCCGGCAAGGCGCAGACCTCGCAGGTCCTCGGCTATCTCTCGCCCGTCACGGACGACGAGATCCAGAAGGCCAAGGACAGCGAGTCCCCGTATCTGCGCTCCGACCAGGTCGGCCGCTCCGGCCTGGAGCGGACGTACGACAAGCAGCTGCGCGGCAAGGCCGGCGTGACCGCGTACGAGGTCGACAAGCTCGGCCGCGTCATGGACAAGACCCAGGCCGACCCCGCCCGCCCCGGCGCCAACGTCGTCACCAGCATCGACGCACGCGTGCAGCGCGTCGCGGAGTACGAGCTCAACGAGGCGATGAAGACCGCCCGCGGCGAGTTCGACAAGAACACCGGCGAGAACTACAAGGCCGACGCCGGCGCGGTCGTCGTCCTGGAGTCCAAGACCGGCCGCGTCATCTCCATGGCCTCCAACCCGGACTACGACCCGAACGCCTGGGTCGGCGGCATCTCCGGCAAGGACTACGCCAACCTGACCGGCAAGAAGTCCAACTTCCCGCTCCTGAACCGCGCCATCCAGGGCCAGGCGGCCCCCGGCTCCATCTTCAAGGTCATCCCGACCACGGCCGCGGTGAACGCGGGGTACGACTTCAACGGCCGTTACCCGTGCCCGAGTTCGTACTCGATCGGCAACCAGGTCTTCAAGAACTTCGAGTCGCAGGGCCACGGTTCCATCACCCTCGGCCAGGCCCTCGAGGTCTCCTGCGACACCGTCTACTACGCGCTCTCCCACCAGCAGTGGCAAAAAGACGGCGGGAACAAGCCGAAGAAGGACACCAAGGACTGGTTCTACAAGACGGCCCACCAGTTCGGTCTCGGCGCGGAGACCGGCATCGACCTGCCGAACGAGGTCAAGGGCCGGGTCCCCGACCGCCAGTGGAAGAAGGACTTCTGGGCGGCCAACAAGGACTCCTGGTGCAAGACCGGCAAGAAGAACGGTGAGTACGTCGAGCGGCTCGCGTACGAGAACTGCCTCGAAGGCATGAAGATGCGCGCCGGTGACTCCGTCAACTACTCGATCGGCCAGGGCGACACCCTCGTCACCCCGATCCAGATGGCCACCATCTACGCGGCCATCGCCAACGGCGGCACCCTGCACGACCCGAGCGTCGGCAAGGCGGTCGTCAGCCCCGACGGCAAGCAGGTCGAGGAGATCAGGCCCAAGTCGCACGGCAAGCTGCCGATGAACGCCAAGACGCGCGACTTGATAGACGGTGCCCTCGCGGGAGTCGCCACCCGCGGTACCGCCGCCTGGAGGTTCGGCGGCTGGCCGCAGGACAAGATCCCGATGCACGCCAAGACGGGTACCGCCGAGGTCTACGGCAAGCAGACCACCTCGTGGTTCGCGACGTACACCGAGGACTACACGATCGTCATGACCATCTCCCAGGGTGGTACCGGCTCCGGCGCCTCCGGTCCGGCCGTGCGCAAGATCTACGACGCCATGTACGGCCTGAACGAGAAGGGCGAGCAGGACCTCAAGAAGGCCCTGCTGCCCAAGCCCGAGAAGGACCTCCCCAAGATCGAGTCGGACGGTTCGATCGACGCACCCAAGATCAAGCCGTACGAGCCCAAGAAGGAGGAGCCGCCCGTGCAGGAGCTCGCGGCCGGACTCCCGGGTCCCGGCAACGGAAGGCGGGACTGA
- a CDS encoding rod shape-determining protein — protein sequence MSFIGRDMAIDLGTANTLVYVRGRGIVLNEPSVVAINTNTGGILAVGAEAKKMIGRTPGNIVAVRPLKDGVIADFEITERMLRYFILKIHKRRYLARPRVVVCVPSGITGVERRAVIEASTQAGARQVHIIEEPMAAAIGSGLPVHEATGNMVVDIGGGTTEVAVISLGGIVTAQSIRVAGDELDNAIIQHIKKEYSLLLGERTAEQIKITIGSAYDMDKDEHTEIRGRDLVSGLPKTVVISAAEVRKAIEEPVNAIVDAVKTTLDKCPPELSGDVMDRGIVLTGGGALLRGLDERLRRETGMPIHIAEDPLDSVALGSGKCVEEFEALQQVLDATPRR from the coding sequence ATGTCGTTCATCGGCCGTGACATGGCGATCGACCTCGGGACCGCCAACACGCTGGTCTACGTCAGGGGTCGCGGGATCGTACTCAATGAGCCGTCCGTAGTCGCCATCAACACGAACACCGGTGGCATCCTCGCGGTCGGCGCAGAGGCGAAGAAGATGATCGGCCGCACCCCTGGCAACATCGTCGCGGTCCGCCCGCTCAAGGACGGCGTCATCGCCGACTTCGAGATCACCGAGCGGATGCTCCGCTACTTCATCCTCAAAATCCACAAGCGCCGCTACCTCGCCCGGCCGCGCGTCGTCGTCTGTGTGCCGTCCGGCATCACGGGAGTCGAGCGCCGCGCCGTCATCGAGGCGTCGACCCAGGCCGGCGCCCGCCAGGTACACATCATCGAGGAGCCCATGGCCGCGGCCATCGGCTCCGGCCTCCCGGTCCACGAGGCCACGGGGAACATGGTGGTGGACATCGGCGGCGGCACCACCGAAGTCGCCGTGATCTCGCTCGGCGGAATCGTCACGGCACAGTCCATCCGCGTGGCCGGCGACGAGCTGGACAACGCGATCATCCAGCACATCAAGAAGGAGTACAGCCTCCTCCTCGGTGAGCGCACCGCAGAGCAGATCAAGATCACGATCGGCTCCGCGTACGACATGGACAAGGACGAGCACACCGAGATCCGCGGCCGCGACCTGGTCTCCGGACTCCCGAAGACCGTCGTCATCTCGGCGGCCGAGGTCCGCAAGGCCATCGAGGAGCCGGTCAACGCGATCGTCGACGCGGTCAAGACGACCCTCGACAAGTGCCCGCCCGAGCTGTCGGGCGACGTGATGGACCGGGGCATCGTCCTCACCGGCGGCGGCGCCCTGCTCCGCGGCCTGGACGAGCGCCTCCGTCGGGAGACGGGCATGCCGATCCACATCGCCGAGGACCCGCTCGACTCCGTCGCGCTCGGCTCCGGCAAGTGCGTGGAGGAGTTCGAGGCACTGCAGCAGGTGCTCGACGCGACGCCGCGCAGATGA
- a CDS encoding DUF4233 domain-containing protein: MRTLCASTLIGEFFIIGFAGLVAMKDPDLTQGTVWTVCAVAMVLSVLLCGMISRPGGVQLGWALQIGLIASGFVVPIMFFLGACFAGLWWASIHFGKKIDEAKARFAAQAEAGADPA; the protein is encoded by the coding sequence ATGCGTACGCTCTGTGCTTCCACGCTGATCGGCGAGTTCTTCATCATCGGCTTCGCCGGCCTGGTCGCCATGAAGGACCCCGATCTGACGCAGGGCACGGTCTGGACGGTGTGCGCGGTCGCCATGGTCCTGTCGGTGCTGCTCTGCGGGATGATCAGCCGGCCGGGCGGGGTGCAGCTGGGCTGGGCCCTGCAGATCGGGCTGATCGCGTCCGGGTTCGTCGTCCCGATCATGTTCTTCCTGGGCGCGTGCTTCGCGGGCCTGTGGTGGGCCTCGATCCACTTCGGCAAGAAGATCGACGAGGCGAAGGCACGGTTCGCGGCGCAGGCCGAGGCGGGAGCTGACCCGGCGTGA
- a CDS encoding CYTH and CHAD domain-containing protein: MAETKREIERKYDVAAGAKLPDLTGVAGVVDVVGKGVVELDAVYWDTPDQRLAAASITLRRRTGGADAGWHLKLPVSLAEGVRDEIRAPLSDTLPRVLGGLVRSRVREGQLVPLVRLLSAREVRHLVDTEGALLAEVSVDGVRAERLTGGGGTAEWSEIEVELADDGDPALLDKVEKKLKKAGVRRSASTSKLGRALAETAPKERKAKKAKPEGRAVRDGKKAGKSEAVAEAVAAAVGEGPGTAGDHVLAYLRAQRDAIVSLDPAVRRDLPDSVHQLRVATRRMRSAFRTYRKILDRTVTDPVSDELKWLAGELGVDRDQEVLTERFTARITALPRTLLLGPVRGRLRIWTVARRTGSRRRTVAVLDGKRYLMLLDTLDALLAAPPLLPAAAAAPEKALPKAVLKDYARLATRIEHALAPDAGTERDLAMHEARKAAKRARYAGEAATPALGAPAERFAKRMKAVQGLLGDHQDSVVAREALRALAVQAHLAGESAFTWGLLYGQEESAAADRERELPGVWARAAEEELRASLGG; this comes from the coding sequence ATGGCGGAGACGAAGCGCGAGATCGAGCGGAAGTACGACGTCGCGGCCGGCGCGAAGCTGCCCGACCTGACCGGCGTCGCCGGGGTCGTGGATGTCGTCGGCAAGGGCGTCGTCGAACTGGACGCCGTCTACTGGGACACCCCCGACCAGCGCCTCGCCGCCGCCTCGATCACGTTGCGCAGGCGCACCGGCGGGGCCGACGCGGGCTGGCACCTGAAGCTGCCGGTGTCGCTCGCGGAGGGCGTACGGGACGAGATCCGCGCGCCGCTCTCGGACACGCTGCCGCGAGTACTCGGCGGCCTCGTGCGCTCCCGGGTGCGTGAGGGGCAACTCGTGCCCCTGGTGCGGCTGTTGTCTGCGCGGGAAGTGCGCCACCTCGTCGATACGGAGGGTGCCCTGCTCGCCGAGGTCAGCGTCGACGGGGTGCGGGCCGAGCGGCTCACCGGGGGCGGCGGGACGGCCGAGTGGTCCGAGATCGAGGTGGAGCTGGCGGACGACGGCGACCCCGCGCTCCTCGACAAGGTCGAGAAGAAGCTCAAGAAGGCGGGCGTACGGCGGTCCGCCTCGACGTCGAAGCTCGGCCGGGCCCTGGCGGAGACCGCACCGAAGGAACGCAAGGCCAAGAAGGCCAAGCCCGAAGGAAGGGCGGTCAGGGACGGGAAGAAGGCCGGTAAGAGCGAGGCCGTGGCCGAGGCGGTCGCGGCGGCCGTGGGCGAGGGACCCGGGACCGCCGGGGACCACGTCCTCGCGTATCTGCGGGCCCAGCGCGACGCGATCGTCTCGCTCGACCCCGCCGTCCGCCGCGATCTGCCCGACTCCGTGCATCAGTTGCGGGTGGCCACCCGGCGGATGCGGAGCGCCTTCCGCACGTACCGGAAGATCCTCGACCGCACGGTCACCGACCCGGTGAGCGACGAGCTCAAGTGGCTCGCGGGGGAACTGGGCGTCGACCGCGACCAGGAGGTCCTCACCGAACGGTTCACCGCCCGCATCACCGCCCTGCCGAGGACCCTGCTGCTCGGCCCGGTCCGTGGCCGGCTGCGCATCTGGACCGTTGCCCGGCGCACCGGCTCGCGGCGCCGGACGGTCGCCGTGCTCGACGGCAAGCGCTACCTCATGCTCCTGGACACCCTCGACGCCCTCCTTGCCGCGCCCCCGCTGCTCCCGGCCGCCGCCGCGGCACCCGAGAAGGCGCTGCCCAAGGCCGTCCTCAAGGACTACGCGCGCCTCGCGACCCGCATAGAGCACGCCCTCGCGCCGGACGCCGGCACGGAGCGCGACCTCGCCATGCACGAGGCCCGCAAGGCCGCCAAGCGGGCCCGGTACGCGGGCGAGGCGGCCACCCCCGCGCTCGGGGCGCCCGCCGAGCGGTTCGCGAAGCGGATGAAGGCCGTACAGGGCCTGCTCGGCGACCACCAGGACAGCGTGGTCGCGCGCGAAGCCCTGCGGGCCCTGGCGGTGCAGGCGCATCTGGCGGGGGAGTCCGCCTTCACCTGGGGCCTGCTGTACGGCCAGGAGGAGTCGGCCGCGGCCGACCGGGAGCGGGAACTGCCGGGGGTCTGGGCCAGGGCGGCGGAGGAGGAATTGCGGGCGTCGCTCGGCGGCTGA
- the mreC gene encoding rod shape-determining protein MreC, translating to MRDTRESRLLLVLLIAIAFALITVDIRGGEESPVDGARQAAATVFGPAENAVSAAVDPLGNAIAAVRDSGDRHSRVAQLERENAALKAKLGSDDRNRSRVRQLDKMLKTAGAGQYGIKGAEVIAIGAAQGFSWTVTIDAGANDGIKRDMTVLNGDGLVGRVTTVGPSTSTILLANDPDFTVGTRMESTDELGFATGDGGQELSVQMLNGKAKVKKGDRMVTFGSQADKPFVPGVPIGEVVRVDPSGGDLTRTVYLKPYVAFSKLDIVGIVVQAPRTDPRDKVLPEPTKPKPTPTVTVTVTPSPNASTGAAGTEEE from the coding sequence GTGAGGGACACACGAGAGAGCCGGCTGCTCCTGGTGCTACTGATCGCCATCGCGTTCGCACTGATCACGGTGGACATCAGAGGGGGCGAGGAGTCTCCGGTCGACGGTGCCCGCCAGGCCGCCGCCACGGTCTTCGGACCGGCGGAGAACGCCGTATCAGCGGCTGTCGACCCGCTCGGCAACGCGATCGCGGCCGTCCGCGACTCCGGCGACCGGCACAGCCGGGTCGCCCAGCTGGAGCGGGAGAACGCCGCACTGAAAGCGAAGCTCGGCAGCGACGACCGCAACCGCAGCCGTGTCCGGCAGCTCGACAAGATGCTCAAGACGGCCGGCGCCGGACAGTACGGCATCAAGGGCGCCGAGGTCATCGCCATAGGAGCGGCCCAGGGCTTCTCCTGGACCGTCACCATCGACGCCGGCGCGAACGACGGCATCAAGCGCGACATGACCGTCCTCAACGGCGACGGCCTGGTCGGCCGGGTCACCACCGTCGGCCCCAGCACCTCCACGATCCTCCTCGCCAACGACCCGGACTTCACGGTCGGCACCCGCATGGAGTCCACCGACGAACTCGGCTTCGCCACCGGCGACGGCGGCCAGGAGCTCTCCGTCCAGATGCTCAACGGCAAGGCCAAGGTCAAGAAGGGCGACCGCATGGTGACCTTCGGCTCCCAGGCGGACAAGCCGTTCGTGCCCGGCGTCCCGATCGGCGAGGTCGTCCGCGTGGACCCGTCCGGCGGCGACCTGACGCGCACCGTCTATCTCAAGCCGTACGTCGCCTTCAGCAAGCTCGACATCGTCGGCATCGTCGTCCAGGCCCCGCGCACCGACCCGCGCGACAAGGTGCTGCCCGAGCCGACCAAGCCCAAGCCGACGCCCACCGTCACCGTCACGGTCACCCCGTCACCGAACGCGTCCACGGGCGCCGCCGGCACCGAGGAGGAGTAG
- the rodA gene encoding rod shape-determining protein RodA produces the protein MAGGFSVSGYGPERGVLSKLFARDSVARRLDWPILLSALALSVIGSALVYSATRNRTELVGDDKFSFVLKHLLNVGIGLALMIGTIWLGHRTLRTAVPILYGVSVFLVLLVLTPLGATINGAHAWLVVGGMSLQPSEFVKITIILGMAMLLAARVDAGDRAHPDHRTVVQALGLAVVPIMIVMLMPDLGSVMVMAMIVLGVLLASGASNRWIFGLLGTGAGGAIAVWQLGLLDDYQIARFAAFANPALDPAGVGYNTNQARIAIGSGGLTGSGLGKGSQTTGQFVPEQQTDFIFTVAGEELGFLGAGLILLLLGVVLWRACRIARETTELYGTIVAAGIIAWFAFQAFENIGMTLGIMPVAGLPLPFVSYGGTSMFAVWIAIGLLQSIRVQRPMSA, from the coding sequence ATGGCCGGCGGTTTCTCCGTATCGGGATACGGACCCGAACGCGGCGTCCTGTCCAAGCTGTTCGCCCGCGACTCCGTGGCGCGCCGCCTGGACTGGCCGATACTGCTCTCCGCGCTCGCGCTGTCGGTGATCGGCTCGGCCCTGGTCTACTCGGCGACCCGCAACCGCACCGAACTCGTCGGCGACGACAAGTTCTCGTTCGTGCTCAAGCACCTCCTGAACGTCGGAATCGGGCTCGCCCTGATGATCGGCACCATCTGGCTCGGCCACCGCACCCTGCGCACAGCGGTCCCGATCCTGTACGGCGTCTCGGTCTTCCTGGTGCTCCTCGTCCTCACCCCGCTCGGCGCGACCATCAACGGCGCGCATGCCTGGCTGGTGGTCGGCGGGATGTCCCTGCAGCCCTCCGAGTTCGTGAAGATCACGATCATCCTGGGCATGGCGATGCTGCTCGCCGCACGGGTGGACGCGGGCGACCGCGCCCATCCCGATCACCGCACCGTCGTCCAGGCCCTCGGTCTCGCCGTCGTCCCGATAATGATCGTGATGCTGATGCCGGACCTCGGCTCGGTCATGGTGATGGCGATGATCGTCCTCGGCGTGCTGCTCGCCTCCGGCGCCTCCAACCGCTGGATCTTCGGGCTGCTCGGCACGGGCGCGGGCGGTGCGATCGCGGTCTGGCAGCTGGGCCTGCTCGACGACTACCAGATCGCGCGCTTCGCGGCCTTCGCCAACCCGGCGCTCGACCCGGCGGGCGTCGGCTACAACACCAACCAGGCGCGCATCGCGATCGGTTCGGGCGGCCTGACCGGCTCCGGGCTCGGCAAGGGCTCGCAGACCACGGGCCAGTTCGTCCCGGAACAGCAGACGGACTTCATCTTCACCGTCGCCGGCGAGGAACTGGGCTTCCTCGGGGCCGGGTTGATCCTGCTGCTGCTCGGTGTGGTCCTGTGGCGTGCCTGCCGCATCGCCCGCGAGACGACCGAGCTGTACGGCACGATCGTCGCCGCCGGGATCATCGCCTGGTTCGCCTTCCAGGCCTTCGAGAACATCGGGATGACGCTCGGCATCATGCCGGTGGCGGGGCTACCGCTGCCCTTTGTGTCGTACGGCGGTACGTCGATGTTCGCGGTCTGGATCGCCATCGGGCTGCTGCAGTCGATCAGAGTGCAACGCCCCATGTCGGCGTGA
- the ndk gene encoding nucleoside-diphosphate kinase, with amino-acid sequence MSRTLVLLKPDAVRRGLIGEILGRIERKAGWQITALELRHLDQDTLEAHYGEHKGKPFYEPLVEFMGSGPVVALVVEGERVIEGVRALAGPTDPIAAAPGSIRGDFGSIVRENLIHASDSEESAERELKIFFPGLV; translated from the coding sequence GTGAGCCGCACCCTCGTCCTGCTCAAGCCCGACGCCGTCCGCCGCGGCCTGATCGGCGAGATCCTCGGCCGCATCGAGCGCAAGGCCGGCTGGCAGATCACCGCTCTCGAGCTGCGCCACCTCGACCAGGACACCCTCGAGGCGCACTACGGCGAGCACAAGGGCAAGCCCTTCTACGAGCCGCTCGTCGAGTTCATGGGCTCCGGCCCGGTCGTCGCGCTCGTCGTCGAGGGCGAGCGGGTCATCGAGGGCGTCCGCGCCCTGGCCGGCCCGACCGACCCGATCGCGGCCGCCCCCGGTTCCATCCGCGGTGACTTCGGCTCCATCGTCCGGGAGAACCTGATCCACGCCTCGGACTCCGAGGAGTCCGCCGAGCGCGAGCTGAAGATCTTCTTCCCCGGACTCGTCTGA
- a CDS encoding TIGR03960 family B12-binding radical SAM protein → MPVESVFPRLEALLPHVQKPIQYVGGELNSTVKDWDACDVRWALMYPDAYEVGLPNQGVMILYEVLNEREGVLAERTYSVWPDLEELMRKHDVPQFTVDSHRPVSAFDVFGLSFSTELGYTNMLTALDLAGIPLEAKDRTIDDPIVLAGGHAAFNPEPIAQFIDCAVIGDGEQAVLDMTAIIRTWKAEGRPGGREEVLFRLARTGNVYVPGFYDVEYLPDGRIGRVVPNKSGVPWRVSKHTVMDLDEWPYPKQPLVPLAETVHERMSVEIFRGCTRGCRFCQAGMITRPVRERSITGIGDMVEKGLKATGFEEVGLLSLSSADHTEIGDIAKGLADRYEEDKIGLSLPSTRVDAFNVDLANELTRNGRRSGLTFAPEGGSERMRKVINKMVSEEDLIRTVSTAYGNGWRQVKLYFMCGLPTETDEDVLQIGDMATRVIAEGRKVSGQNDIRATVSIGGFVPKPHTPFQWAPQLSAEDTDARLLKLRDKIRGDKKYGRSIGFRYHDGKPGIVEGLLSRGDRRVGAVIRAVYEDGGRFDGWREHFSYDRWMACAEKTLPTTGVDVDWYTTRERTYEEVLPWDHLDSGLDKDWLWEDWQDSLDETEVEDCRWTPCFDCGVCPQMDTQIQIGPTGKKLLPLTVVK, encoded by the coding sequence ATGCCTGTCGAGTCCGTCTTCCCACGCCTGGAAGCGCTTCTCCCGCACGTCCAGAAGCCCATCCAGTACGTCGGCGGAGAGCTCAACTCCACCGTCAAGGACTGGGACGCCTGCGATGTCCGCTGGGCGCTCATGTACCCGGACGCGTACGAGGTCGGGCTGCCCAACCAGGGCGTCATGATCCTTTACGAGGTGCTGAACGAGCGCGAGGGCGTGCTCGCCGAGCGCACGTACAGCGTGTGGCCGGACCTCGAAGAGCTCATGCGCAAGCACGACGTGCCGCAGTTCACCGTGGACAGCCACCGCCCCGTCAGCGCCTTCGACGTGTTCGGGCTCTCCTTCTCCACCGAGCTCGGCTACACGAACATGCTCACGGCCCTGGACCTCGCGGGCATCCCGCTGGAGGCCAAGGACCGCACGATCGACGACCCGATCGTCCTCGCGGGCGGCCACGCGGCCTTCAACCCCGAGCCGATCGCGCAGTTCATCGACTGTGCGGTCATCGGTGACGGCGAGCAGGCCGTGCTCGACATGACGGCGATCATCCGCACCTGGAAGGCCGAGGGCCGCCCGGGTGGCCGCGAGGAGGTCCTCTTCCGCCTCGCCAGGACCGGCAATGTCTACGTCCCCGGCTTCTACGACGTCGAGTACCTGCCCGACGGCCGCATCGGCCGCGTCGTCCCGAACAAGTCGGGCGTCCCGTGGCGCGTGTCCAAGCACACCGTCATGGACCTCGACGAGTGGCCCTACCCCAAGCAGCCCCTGGTACCGCTGGCCGAGACGGTCCACGAGCGCATGTCCGTGGAGATCTTCCGCGGCTGCACCCGCGGCTGCCGCTTCTGCCAGGCCGGCATGATCACGCGCCCCGTGCGGGAGCGAAGCATCACCGGCATCGGCGACATGGTGGAGAAGGGCCTCAAGGCGACCGGCTTCGAAGAGGTCGGCCTGCTCTCCCTCTCCTCGGCCGACCACACCGAGATCGGCGACATCGCCAAGGGCCTCGCGGACCGGTACGAGGAAGACAAGATCGGCCTCTCCCTCCCGTCGACCCGCGTGGACGCGTTCAACGTCGACCTCGCCAACGAGCTGACCCGCAACGGCCGCCGCTCGGGCCTCACTTTCGCCCCCGAGGGCGGCAGTGAGCGCATGCGCAAGGTCATCAACAAGATGGTCTCGGAAGAGGACCTGATCCGGACCGTCTCGACCGCGTACGGCAACGGCTGGCGTCAGGTGAAGCTGTACTTCATGTGCGGCCTGCCGACCGAGACCGACGAGGACGTCCTGCAGATCGGCGACATGGCGACCCGCGTGATCGCCGAGGGCCGCAAGGTCTCCGGCCAGAACGACATCCGCGCCACGGTCTCCATCGGCGGCTTCGTGCCCAAGCCGCACACGCCGTTCCAGTGGGCCCCGCAGCTCTCCGCCGAGGACACCGACGCCCGTCTGCTCAAGCTCCGCGACAAGATCCGCGGCGACAAGAAGTACGGCCGCTCCATCGGCTTCCGCTACCACGACGGCAAGCCCGGCATCGTCGAGGGCCTGCTGTCCCGCGGCGACCGCCGCGTCGGCGCGGTCATCCGCGCGGTGTACGAGGACGGCGGTCGCTTCGACGGCTGGCGCGAGCACTTCAGCTACGACCGCTGGATGGCCTGCGCCGAGAAGACGCTGCCCACGACGGGCGTCGACGTCGACTGGTACACCACCCGTGAGCGTACGTACGAAGAGGTCCTGCCCTGGGACCACCTGGACTCCGGCCTGGACAAGGACTGGCTCTGGGAGGACTGGCAGGACTCGCTCGACGAGACCGAGGTCGAGGACTGCCGCTGGACCCCGTGCTTCGACTGCGGCGTCTGCCCGCAGATGGACACGCAGATCCAGATCGGCCCGACCGGCAAGAAGCTCCTGCCGCTGACGGTCGTCAAGTAG
- the mreD gene encoding rod shape-determining protein MreD, producing the protein MRFNRILLSSTLVIVALVIQVSVLARLHLPGAVPDLVLLTVLGLALVYGHVGGALVGFGAGLLSDLAPPADHAAGRYALVLCVIGYLAGLVKPESGQVRSATGPMVVVVGAALGSTLLYAGVGALVGDDAAQHVGLGGLLFTAAIYDLLLAPFVVPGIMALARRAENDPLGEAGGGSTKASDVSSGWLTTGTGLRIGNQRGGLRMKAAKARVARAGRIKGVKRL; encoded by the coding sequence ATGCGTTTCAACCGGATCCTCCTCTCCAGCACGCTGGTGATCGTCGCCCTGGTCATCCAGGTCTCCGTCCTCGCCAGGCTCCATCTGCCCGGCGCGGTGCCCGACCTGGTGCTGCTCACCGTCCTCGGTCTCGCCCTGGTGTACGGCCATGTCGGCGGCGCCCTCGTCGGGTTCGGCGCGGGACTGCTCTCCGACCTCGCGCCGCCCGCCGATCACGCGGCCGGCCGGTACGCCCTGGTGCTGTGCGTCATCGGCTACCTCGCCGGTCTGGTCAAGCCCGAGAGCGGCCAGGTCCGCTCCGCCACCGGCCCGATGGTCGTCGTGGTCGGCGCCGCGCTCGGCTCCACGCTCCTGTACGCGGGTGTGGGCGCGCTCGTCGGCGACGACGCGGCACAGCATGTGGGCCTCGGCGGCCTGCTGTTCACCGCCGCGATCTACGACCTGCTGCTGGCGCCCTTCGTCGTCCCCGGCATCATGGCGCTGGCCAGACGCGCCGAGAACGACCCGCTCGGCGAGGCAGGAGGCGGTTCCACCAAGGCGAGCGACGTCTCCTCGGGCTGGCTCACGACCGGCACCGGCCTGCGGATCGGCAACCAGCGCGGCGGTCTGCGGATGAAGGCGGCGAAGGCCCGGGTGGCCCGCGCCGGACGCATCAAGGGGGTCAAGCGCCTGTGA